Proteins encoded together in one Nostoc sp. PCC 7524 window:
- a CDS encoding TetR/AcrR family transcriptional regulator, translating to MPKVVDHEQYRKELLGKCFDLFATKGYAAITMREIAQGLNVSTGTLYHYFPSKQALFEQLVEEISQQDVSAALAEMGGAKTLEETMKGLGRYLVKNEDYFIKWTYIWVDFCQHQDLNELRNNAVFKRANRNYQQAVCELLGVQDTALATFVLSLVNGLILEKLWCNETIDFVKQCTLLGKMITAYLGNKVTALR from the coding sequence ATGCCCAAAGTTGTTGATCATGAGCAATACCGCAAAGAACTGCTCGGAAAGTGTTTTGATTTATTTGCCACCAAAGGATATGCCGCGATCACCATGAGGGAAATTGCTCAAGGCTTAAACGTGTCCACAGGGACGCTGTATCACTACTTTCCTAGTAAACAAGCTTTGTTTGAGCAATTAGTAGAGGAAATTAGTCAACAAGATGTGAGTGCAGCCTTAGCCGAGATGGGTGGAGCAAAAACCCTGGAAGAAACAATGAAAGGCTTGGGGAGATATTTAGTAAAGAACGAAGATTACTTTATTAAGTGGACATATATTTGGGTTGACTTTTGTCAGCATCAAGACCTAAATGAATTGCGAAATAATGCTGTATTCAAGCGTGCTAATAGAAACTATCAGCAAGCAGTTTGTGAGTTATTAGGTGTACAAGATACAGCCTTAGCTACCTTTGTATTGAGTTTAGTAAATGGCTTAATTTTAGAAAAGCTGTGGTGTAATGAAACAATTGATTTTGTTAAGCAATGTACATTGCTAGGCAAAATGATTACGGCTTATTTAGGAAATAAAGTAACAGCCTTGCGATAA
- a CDS encoding ABC exporter membrane fusion protein — protein sequence MSQKLLFKPANQGLIALVIAATAVTTGIIVYGVSQFGQMGKTAASDTTVQAEAIAPKVTALGRLEPETKVIKLSAPLVLDGDRVNQILVEEGDTVEAGQVVAILDAQARLKTAVLQAEKQVRVAQAKLNQVKAGAKSGDILAQQVSVERLQAQSQGDITEQQESIARIEAQWQGDRIAQAATIRKLEAELKNAEAEYQRYQQLYSEGAISNSAFDSKRLSVETAKQQLDEAKAVLNRINATANKQLSEAKFALNRINATSRKQVSEAKATLTSIAEVRPVDVQAAQAEVEDAIASLKRAQTELEAAYIRAPMAGQILKIHTRVGEKISDDGIADFAQTAQMIAVAEVYQSDISKVKLGQTATITGQAFAGELRGEVSQIGLQVNRQNVFSNQPGENLDSRVIEVKIRLNPEDSKKVAGLTNLQVQTAIEL from the coding sequence ATGAGTCAAAAATTATTATTTAAACCAGCCAATCAAGGATTAATTGCATTAGTAATTGCGGCTACGGCTGTGACTACTGGAATTATTGTTTATGGAGTGTCTCAGTTTGGGCAAATGGGTAAAACTGCGGCATCAGATACTACTGTACAAGCCGAAGCGATCGCACCCAAAGTTACAGCCCTAGGCAGATTAGAACCAGAAACCAAAGTCATCAAACTATCTGCACCCTTGGTTTTAGATGGCGATCGCGTGAATCAGATCCTTGTAGAAGAAGGCGATACTGTCGAGGCTGGGCAAGTAGTAGCCATTTTAGATGCCCAAGCCCGCTTGAAAACGGCTGTACTCCAAGCAGAAAAACAAGTGCGAGTAGCACAAGCCAAACTCAATCAAGTCAAAGCTGGAGCTAAAAGCGGCGATATCTTAGCACAGCAAGTCAGTGTAGAACGCTTACAAGCCCAATCTCAAGGAGATATTACAGAACAACAAGAAAGCATTGCCCGAATTGAGGCACAATGGCAAGGAGACAGAATCGCCCAAGCTGCCACAATTAGAAAGCTAGAAGCAGAACTGAAGAACGCCGAAGCAGAATATCAACGCTATCAACAGCTATATTCAGAGGGGGCAATTTCTAATTCGGCTTTTGATAGTAAACGCTTGAGTGTAGAAACCGCCAAACAGCAACTCGACGAAGCCAAAGCCGTGCTGAATCGGATTAACGCCACAGCCAATAAACAACTATCCGAAGCCAAATTTGCACTTAACCGCATTAACGCCACCAGTAGAAAGCAAGTTAGTGAAGCCAAAGCCACACTCACCAGTATTGCCGAAGTGCGTCCTGTGGATGTGCAAGCAGCCCAAGCTGAAGTTGAAGATGCGATCGCCTCACTCAAACGCGCCCAAACAGAATTAGAAGCAGCTTATATCAGAGCGCCAATGGCGGGACAGATTCTCAAAATTCATACACGAGTCGGCGAAAAAATTAGTGATGACGGCATTGCAGACTTCGCCCAAACCGCACAAATGATTGCAGTAGCAGAAGTCTATCAATCCGACATCAGCAAAGTCAAACTAGGACAAACTGCAACGATTACCGGACAAGCCTTTGCGGGAGAACTACGCGGAGAAGTTTCCCAAATTGGCTTGCAAGTCAACCGCCAAAACGTCTTTAGCAACCAACCGGGAGAAAATCTCGACAGCCGAGTCATTGAAGTCAAAATTCGCCTGAATCCTGAAGACAGCAAAAAAGTTGCAGGTTTAACTAACTTGCAAGTGCAAACAGCAATTGAATTATAA
- a CDS encoding NAD(P)/FAD-dependent oxidoreductase yields the protein MVASLKNHQPHQVVIVGGGFGGLYAAKALKTANVNVTLIDKRNFHLFQPLLYQVATGMLSPADISAPLRSVLSKSKNTKVLLGEVKDIDPEAQQVILGDKVVPYDTLIVATGAKHSYFGKDNWQEFAPGLKTVEDAIEIRRRIFSAFEAAEKETDPAKRRALLTFVIVGAGPTGVELAGAVAELAYKTLKEDFRDIDTSETRIVLLQGGDRILPAFAPDLSQAATASLEKLGVIIQTNTRVTNIENDIVTVKQGDEFKEIAAKTVLWAAGVKASAMGKVLAERTGVECDRAGRVIVEPDLSIKGYKNIFVVGDLANFSHYNGQPLPGIAPVAKQEGEYVATLIKKRLRGQTLPAFEYTDYGSLAMIGKNAAVVDLGFINFEGFFGWLFWLVIHIYFLIEFDQKLLVMIQWAWNYITRKRGARLIIGKESVDLSQFDDSNGTSPYTPTNNRQPLKV from the coding sequence ATGGTAGCTTCACTTAAGAATCATCAACCGCATCAAGTTGTAATTGTTGGTGGTGGCTTTGGTGGACTGTATGCAGCAAAGGCACTGAAGACAGCAAATGTAAATGTTACTCTCATTGATAAACGTAACTTCCACTTATTTCAGCCGCTTTTATATCAAGTTGCGACAGGAATGCTATCACCTGCTGATATTTCCGCACCATTGCGATCTGTACTCAGCAAAAGCAAGAATACAAAAGTTTTGTTGGGAGAAGTCAAGGATATTGATCCAGAAGCACAACAAGTTATTCTGGGTGATAAAGTAGTACCATATGATACATTAATTGTTGCTACAGGTGCAAAGCATTCCTATTTTGGTAAGGATAACTGGCAAGAATTTGCTCCTGGCTTGAAAACTGTTGAAGATGCTATAGAAATACGCCGCCGGATATTTAGCGCCTTTGAAGCCGCAGAAAAGGAAACAGATCCAGCCAAACGTCGTGCTTTATTGACTTTTGTGATTGTGGGTGCTGGCCCCACCGGTGTAGAATTAGCAGGCGCAGTTGCAGAGTTGGCATACAAAACTCTCAAAGAAGATTTCCGCGACATCGACACATCAGAAACCAGAATTGTACTATTGCAAGGAGGCGATCGCATCCTCCCAGCTTTTGCGCCCGATTTATCCCAAGCCGCAACAGCATCGCTGGAAAAGTTGGGTGTGATTATCCAAACTAACACCAGGGTGACAAATATTGAAAATGATATCGTTACCGTCAAACAAGGGGATGAATTTAAAGAAATTGCTGCCAAGACAGTATTATGGGCTGCGGGTGTGAAAGCTTCCGCAATGGGGAAAGTCTTAGCAGAACGCACTGGTGTAGAATGCGATCGCGCCGGACGTGTGATCGTAGAACCAGATTTAAGTATTAAGGGATATAAGAATATTTTCGTAGTGGGAGACTTAGCAAACTTCTCTCATTACAATGGCCAACCCCTCCCAGGTATTGCACCAGTAGCTAAACAAGAAGGCGAATATGTCGCCACATTAATTAAAAAACGTCTGCGAGGTCAAACTTTGCCAGCCTTTGAATATACTGATTACGGTAGCCTAGCCATGATTGGTAAAAATGCCGCCGTTGTAGACTTAGGCTTTATCAATTTTGAAGGCTTCTTTGGGTGGTTATTCTGGTTAGTAATTCACATCTACTTCCTAATTGAGTTCGACCAAAAACTATTAGTAATGATTCAGTGGGCGTGGAACTACATCACCCGCAAACGTGGCGCGAGATTAATTATCGGTAAAGAATCAGTAGACTTGTCTCAATTTGACGATAGTAACGGTACAAGTCCTTACACACCAACTAATAATAGACAGCCACTAAAAGTCTAG
- a CDS encoding RNA-guided endonuclease InsQ/TnpB family protein, with product MFNLTYEFKLKPTDAQAQTFEDWLEINRRVYNYALAERKDWYLSRSCQINACSLKHEYIIRHDTPRPTYASQCKALTAAKKEFPELKKVQSQVLQQTLKRLEVAFVAMWERNHGFPRLKKSGRMRSFVFPQMQGERLKPGMVNFPVIGWIKFRQSREIPDGGVVKQARVVKRVSGWYVMLTIQWDVSVPQPMPHGEGVGIDVGLTSFIATSNGLLIKRPRFFVDAERKLKLLQQRVSRKLIGSNNWKKAQRKVAKLHEYVASCRKDWHRKLSHQVCNDAGMVFVEDLNLVGLSRGMLGKHCLDAGFGQFFNILEQTCFKRGVYFQKVDSRKTSQICPNCGVETGKKELSERTHVCSNCGYTTHRDVAAAQVVLVRGLAAVGHTVKMLAEGKFIGIPVKQESPNF from the coding sequence GTGTTTAATCTGACATACGAATTTAAGCTGAAGCCAACCGATGCACAAGCTCAGACGTTTGAAGACTGGCTAGAAATTAATCGCCGTGTCTACAACTATGCCTTAGCTGAACGCAAGGATTGGTATTTATCGCGTAGTTGCCAAATTAACGCTTGCTCACTTAAACACGAATACATTATTCGGCACGACACACCCCGTCCAACATACGCCAGCCAGTGCAAAGCGTTAACTGCTGCAAAGAAAGAGTTTCCTGAACTCAAGAAAGTGCAGTCTCAAGTTTTGCAGCAAACCCTAAAACGCCTAGAAGTAGCATTCGTAGCAATGTGGGAACGTAATCATGGGTTTCCCCGCTTGAAAAAGTCTGGAAGAATGCGGTCTTTTGTTTTCCCCCAAATGCAAGGTGAAAGACTTAAACCAGGAATGGTTAATTTCCCTGTGATTGGATGGATTAAATTCCGACAATCAAGGGAGATACCTGATGGTGGCGTAGTTAAACAAGCTCGTGTAGTCAAGCGTGTTTCTGGGTGGTACGTGATGCTAACTATTCAATGGGATGTGTCTGTACCCCAGCCGATGCCTCACGGAGAAGGCGTAGGGATTGATGTAGGGTTAACAAGTTTTATTGCGACTTCTAATGGTCTTTTAATCAAGCGTCCGAGGTTTTTTGTAGATGCCGAACGCAAGCTGAAATTGCTGCAACAGCGTGTTTCCAGAAAACTTATAGGCTCGAACAACTGGAAGAAAGCCCAAAGAAAAGTGGCGAAACTGCATGAGTACGTTGCTAGCTGCCGTAAGGACTGGCACAGAAAATTATCCCACCAAGTCTGCAACGATGCCGGAATGGTGTTTGTTGAAGATTTGAACCTAGTCGGGTTGTCCCGTGGGATGTTAGGTAAGCACTGTTTAGACGCTGGGTTTGGTCAGTTCTTCAATATCTTAGAGCAGACCTGTTTTAAGCGTGGTGTCTATTTTCAAAAAGTAGACAGTCGTAAAACTAGCCAGATTTGCCCTAACTGTGGTGTTGAGACTGGTAAAAAAGAATTGTCAGAGCGTACTCATGTTTGTTCAAATTGCGGATATACCACTCATAGGGATGTGGCAGCCGCACAGGTAGTTTTAGTTAGAGGACTTGCAGCCGTAGGGCATACGGTCAAGATGCTTGCTGAGGGTAAATTCATTGGAATCCCCGTGAAGCAAGAATCCCCGAATTTCTAA
- a CDS encoding sigma-70 family RNA polymerase sigma factor, which produces MRPRQEITEMFSSFVQLESDKFSKWLIDIKLHRSIQNCIKSSSEFPNSENFWALYWHKNWQEQSNNLARMHLLAYLQESIYWTAKKTIGKFASNQYGLADYFQIANSEIELILKHFKPEKCSSLKTYAAIAIPSRIKDILRQRKEADICTNWALLRKVSKKQFLEALDKAVLSPSIIAQYRLAWTCFKELYVQSQPGGTKALPEPGQQMWEAIANLYNQERQNQLTHSTPPCTREKIEQWLTQAAIYVRAYLYPPVSSLNLAISEDETTTTLDLPDLSSDSLIAEMIAQEDAQNQQNQQSQIQAVLLKALQKFDVQTQEILKLYYQQGLTQPQIVQRLQISQPTVSRRLFKARESLLSALIQWSQDTLNISVNSHLVKDMSTALEEWLKVQYGESI; this is translated from the coding sequence ATGCGTCCTCGCCAAGAAATTACGGAGATGTTCTCAAGCTTCGTTCAGTTGGAAAGCGACAAATTCAGCAAATGGTTGATTGATATTAAACTGCATCGAAGTATTCAAAACTGCATCAAGTCTTCATCAGAGTTTCCTAACTCAGAAAACTTTTGGGCGCTATATTGGCACAAAAATTGGCAAGAGCAATCCAATAACCTTGCTAGAATGCACCTATTGGCTTATTTGCAAGAATCAATCTACTGGACAGCAAAAAAAACAATTGGCAAATTTGCCAGCAATCAGTATGGCCTAGCCGATTACTTTCAAATAGCCAACTCGGAAATTGAACTAATTCTTAAACACTTTAAACCAGAAAAATGCTCTAGCTTAAAAACCTATGCAGCTATAGCAATTCCCAGTCGGATAAAAGATATTTTACGCCAACGTAAAGAAGCTGACATTTGCACAAATTGGGCGTTGTTACGCAAAGTGAGCAAAAAGCAGTTCTTAGAAGCTCTGGATAAGGCTGTCTTATCACCCAGCATCATTGCCCAATATCGGCTAGCCTGGACTTGTTTTAAGGAACTCTATGTGCAGAGTCAACCAGGAGGCACAAAGGCATTACCGGAACCAGGACAGCAAATGTGGGAAGCTATTGCTAATCTCTACAACCAAGAACGACAAAATCAATTAACTCACTCTACTCCACCATGCACAAGAGAGAAAATTGAACAATGGTTAACCCAAGCAGCTATCTATGTGCGAGCTTATCTCTATCCACCTGTTAGTTCGCTAAATTTAGCAATATCAGAAGACGAAACTACAACAACTCTTGATTTGCCAGATTTATCTTCTGATTCCTTAATCGCGGAAATGATAGCGCAAGAGGATGCCCAAAATCAGCAAAATCAACAATCTCAGATTCAAGCTGTATTGTTAAAAGCTTTACAAAAATTCGATGTGCAAACTCAGGAAATACTGAAACTTTACTACCAACAGGGACTAACTCAGCCACAGATTGTACAACGCTTACAAATTAGTCAACCTACTGTTTCTCGTAGGCTATTCAAAGCCAGAGAATCTTTGCTGTCAGCATTGATTCAATGGAGTCAAGACACCCTTAATATTTCTGTAAATTCCCACCTAGTTAAAGATATGAGTACCGCTTTGGAAGAATGGTTGAAAGTTCAGTATGGCGAATCTATCTGA
- a CDS encoding serine/threonine protein kinase: MNSPHSSSYWNGRLIGDKERYRIDRPLAVGGMGEVLLATDTRVGQQVVLKLLKDTLVASQEMRKRFEREVAICAALQSDHIVKISDCGVTPEGYPFYVMEYLRGQTLRQLLVREQRLSVERTASIISQVCQGLQLAHQGVTLQKNGSNEHIQVIHRDLKPDNIFLVPTDLGEWVKILDFGVAKIRNDTSEQTNLTNTFIGTFRYAAPEQIQNQQNLDARADIYSLGIILYEMLSAVDPFGFSMKAHNVSETSWILAHAYEPPIPLRSQPGCEQLSAAIEDVVLKCLQKNPNHRFASVAELNQALRDASHSATDNTTAQHKPNIVHPQLTFHQETISKPLYPVETSQAVYNQGSNHETVTKLLHPEAAEPAEGIILQPCPSPHPADNHETVTKLLHPEAAEPPEQTILQPRPSPEPKSSHETVTKLLHPEAAEPAEETILQPRPSPEPKPSHETVTKLLHPEAAEPAEETILQPRPSPEPKPSHETVTKLLHPEADETLLQPSPPKLAIARNSQIFGQNRWIGLAIILAFFAGMSIFYLQTNQGSKNSPTVPNSTQK; the protein is encoded by the coding sequence ATGAATTCCCCACATTCTTCAAGTTATTGGAATGGGCGCTTGATAGGTGATAAAGAGCGATACCGGATAGACAGACCTTTAGCTGTCGGTGGTATGGGAGAGGTCTTATTGGCAACAGATACCCGTGTTGGTCAGCAGGTAGTGTTGAAGTTACTCAAAGATACGCTGGTAGCATCACAAGAGATGAGAAAGCGTTTTGAGCGTGAGGTGGCAATTTGTGCAGCGTTGCAAAGTGACCACATTGTCAAAATTAGTGATTGTGGGGTGACTCCAGAAGGATATCCATTTTATGTGATGGAATATTTGCGCGGCCAAACTCTGCGACAATTGCTGGTGCGTGAACAGCGATTATCTGTGGAACGAACCGCAAGTATTATCTCTCAAGTTTGTCAGGGTTTACAACTGGCGCATCAAGGAGTAACTCTCCAAAAAAATGGCAGCAATGAGCATATTCAGGTGATCCATCGTGATCTGAAACCCGACAATATATTTCTTGTTCCTACAGATTTGGGGGAGTGGGTGAAGATTTTAGATTTTGGTGTAGCCAAAATCCGCAATGATACTTCTGAACAGACAAATCTAACTAATACCTTTATCGGGACATTTCGCTATGCTGCACCTGAACAGATCCAAAATCAGCAAAATCTAGATGCCAGGGCTGATATTTATAGTTTAGGGATCATTCTATATGAAATGTTAAGTGCAGTAGATCCGTTTGGTTTCAGCATGAAAGCTCATAATGTCAGTGAAACTTCCTGGATTTTAGCTCATGCTTATGAACCACCGATACCTTTGCGATCGCAACCAGGATGTGAGCAATTATCTGCTGCCATCGAAGATGTAGTTCTCAAGTGTCTACAAAAAAACCCGAATCATCGCTTTGCATCCGTGGCAGAACTAAATCAGGCTTTGCGAGATGCAAGCCACTCTGCAACAGATAACACTACTGCACAGCATAAACCAAATATTGTTCACCCTCAACTAACTTTCCATCAAGAAACTATTTCTAAACCCTTATACCCAGTTGAAACAAGCCAAGCTGTGTACAATCAAGGGTCAAATCACGAAACCGTTACCAAACTCCTCCATCCAGAGGCAGCAGAACCAGCTGAAGGGATAATTTTGCAACCATGTCCTTCACCCCATCCTGCTGACAATCACGAAACCGTTACCAAACTCCTGCATCCAGAGGCAGCAGAACCACCTGAACAGACAATATTGCAACCACGTCCTTCACCGGAACCAAAATCTAGTCACGAAACCGTTACCAAACTCCTGCATCCAGAGGCAGCAGAACCAGCTGAAGAGACAATATTGCAACCACGTCCTTCACCGGAACCAAAACCTAGTCACGAAACCGTTACCAAACTCCTGCATCCAGAGGCAGCAGAACCAGCTGAAGAGACAATATTGCAACCACGTCCTTCACCGGAACCAAAACCTAGTCACGAAACCGTTACCAAACTCCTGCATCCAGAGGCAGATGAAACACTTTTGCAACCAAGCCCACCTAAGTTGGCGATCGCCAGAAATTCCCAGATTTTTGGTCAAAATCGATGGATTGGATTAGCAATCATACTAGCTTTTTTTGCAGGAATGTCTATATTTTACTTACAAACAAATCAAGGTTCTAAAAATTCACCTACTGTACCGAACTCAACCCAAAAATAA
- the devC gene encoding ABC transporter permease DevC, with the protein MFSKMFRKTPLAWRQLMKEKTRLAVAVAGITFADMLMFIQLGFESALFDAAIQPHRNLQADLVLINPQFQTLFSVKSFSRERLYQALGYEGVQSVSPLYIGTGQWRNPETRQDRAILVWGIDPATSAFKFPEVQKNQNAIKQLNRVLFDQAGRPEYGAVGDIFKKTGNFQTELNNIAIDVKGVFSNGASFAADGNVIASDSTFLRLFPERKPDRIEVGLITLKPGADAEKVRSQLAAGLPNDVRVLTPEGFAQTEKEYWANGTGIGFIFGLGVGVGFIVGIVIVYQILYSDVSDHLPEYATLKAMGYTDRYLLLALLQEALLLAFLGYLPAYILSFGLYQITFAATMLPIAMKLDRAVTVFILTIIMCSVSGAIAMRKLRSADPADVF; encoded by the coding sequence ATGTTCTCTAAAATGTTTAGGAAAACGCCGCTTGCATGGCGGCAATTGATGAAAGAAAAAACACGCCTAGCAGTGGCAGTAGCGGGTATTACCTTTGCTGATATGCTGATGTTTATTCAGTTGGGATTTGAAAGTGCGCTGTTTGATGCGGCTATACAACCCCATCGGAATTTACAAGCTGATTTAGTCTTAATTAATCCGCAATTTCAGACATTATTTTCAGTCAAAAGTTTTTCTAGAGAACGACTTTATCAAGCACTAGGATATGAAGGGGTGCAGTCAGTCAGCCCCTTGTATATTGGCACTGGACAATGGCGTAATCCCGAAACGCGACAGGATCGGGCTATCTTAGTTTGGGGTATTGATCCAGCGACATCTGCGTTTAAGTTTCCCGAAGTCCAAAAAAACCAGAATGCTATTAAGCAATTAAATCGAGTTTTATTTGATCAAGCCGGTCGCCCAGAATACGGTGCAGTTGGTGATATCTTTAAAAAAACAGGTAATTTTCAAACAGAACTGAATAATATAGCCATTGATGTTAAAGGCGTATTTAGTAACGGTGCATCCTTTGCGGCTGATGGTAACGTCATCGCTAGTGATTCTACCTTTTTAAGACTATTCCCAGAACGTAAACCAGACCGAATTGAAGTTGGGTTAATTACCTTAAAACCCGGTGCAGATGCCGAAAAAGTGCGATCGCAACTAGCCGCAGGTTTACCCAATGATGTCAGAGTCCTGACTCCCGAAGGCTTTGCCCAAACAGAAAAAGAATACTGGGCGAATGGTACAGGTATTGGTTTTATTTTCGGATTGGGTGTAGGAGTAGGCTTCATCGTCGGCATTGTAATTGTGTACCAGATTCTTTACTCCGACGTATCTGACCACTTACCAGAATACGCCACCCTCAAAGCTATGGGTTACACCGATCGCTATTTACTCCTAGCCTTATTGCAAGAAGCATTATTATTAGCCTTCTTGGGATATCTACCCGCATATATCCTTTCCTTTGGACTATATCAAATCACCTTTGCTGCCACAATGCTGCCCATCGCTATGAAATTAGATCGGGCAGTAACTGTATTTATTCTCACCATTATCATGTGTAGCGTCTCCGGTGCGATCGCTATGCGAAAACTACGCTCCGCCGATCCAGCCGACGTATTTTAA
- a CDS encoding DUF2834 domain-containing protein yields MLKIIYLLLCIFGTVLPYSQFLPFLLENGLDIPLFIEQLFANRISAFFGIDLIVTSLVLWVFVFWEGNRLKMSNLWVYIAANLLVGVSLALPLFLFMRQQQLEQKTEKVSY; encoded by the coding sequence ATGCTGAAAATCATCTATCTTTTACTTTGCATTTTCGGAACAGTTTTACCTTATTCACAGTTTCTACCATTTTTATTAGAAAATGGGCTTGATATTCCACTTTTTATTGAGCAGCTATTTGCTAATAGGATTTCTGCTTTCTTCGGCATAGATCTCATTGTTACATCCCTCGTTCTTTGGGTATTTGTGTTTTGGGAAGGCAATCGGCTAAAAATGTCAAATCTTTGGGTTTATATCGCGGCTAATCTATTAGTTGGAGTATCCCTAGCACTGCCGTTATTTTTATTCATGCGACAGCAGCAACTAGAACAGAAAACAGAAAAAGTAAGCTATTAA
- a CDS encoding NAD(P)/FAD-dependent oxidoreductase gives MVDALDKKPPHQVVIVGGGFGGLYAAKALAKAKVEVTLIDKRNFHLFQPLLYQVATGTLSPADISSPLRAVLSKSKNTNVLLGEVNDIDPEAQQVIMGDEKIPYDTLIVATGAKHSYFGKDNWEEFAPGLKTVEDAIEMRRRIFTAFEAAEKEKDPAKRRAWLTFVIVGGGPTGVELAGAIAELAYQTLKEDFRKIDTTETQVILLEGLDRVLPPFAPELSQEAEASLQQLGVDVKTKTMVTNIENDIVTVKQGDEVKEIAAKTVLWAAGVKASVMGKVLAERTGAECDRAGRVIVEPDLSIKGHNNIFVVGDLANFSHQNGKPLPGVAPVAKQEGEYVAALVQKSLQGQTLPAFKYNDHGSLAMIGQNAAVVDLGFIKLKGFFAWLFWLIIHIYFLIEFDNKLVVTIQWVWNYVTRNRGARLITGQEVSLEVKTVHNSSQYQPTQKRQPVNA, from the coding sequence ATGGTAGATGCACTTGACAAAAAACCACCCCATCAGGTTGTGATTGTTGGAGGTGGTTTTGGTGGATTGTATGCGGCAAAAGCACTTGCCAAAGCGAAGGTAGAAGTTACCCTGATTGACAAACGGAACTTTCACCTATTTCAGCCGCTACTTTACCAAGTCGCCACCGGGACGCTATCACCAGCTGATATTTCCTCACCCTTGCGTGCAGTATTGAGCAAGAGCAAGAATACCAATGTGCTGCTAGGAGAAGTGAATGATATTGACCCAGAAGCACAACAAGTGATCATGGGTGATGAGAAAATACCTTATGACACCTTAATCGTGGCCACAGGCGCGAAGCATTCATATTTTGGTAAAGATAATTGGGAAGAATTTGCGCCGGGTTTAAAGACTGTAGAAGATGCGATTGAAATGCGTCGCCGAATTTTTACAGCTTTTGAAGCCGCAGAAAAGGAAAAAGATCCAGCCAAACGCCGGGCTTGGTTGACCTTTGTGATTGTGGGTGGTGGCCCTACCGGGGTAGAATTAGCAGGTGCGATCGCTGAGTTAGCATACCAAACCCTCAAAGAAGATTTCCGCAAAATCGACACCACGGAAACACAAGTTATCCTCTTAGAAGGTTTAGATCGAGTTCTCCCACCCTTTGCACCAGAATTATCGCAAGAAGCAGAAGCATCTTTGCAACAGTTGGGTGTGGATGTCAAGACAAAAACTATGGTGACAAATATTGAAAATGATATTGTTACCGTTAAACAAGGCGATGAAGTTAAAGAAATTGCTGCCAAGACAGTATTATGGGCTGCCGGCGTGAAAGCTTCCGTCATGGGGAAAGTCTTAGCAGAACGCACAGGTGCAGAATGCGATCGCGCCGGACGAGTGATTGTAGAACCAGACTTAAGTATTAAGGGACACAACAATATTTTTGTAGTAGGAGACTTAGCCAATTTCTCCCACCAAAACGGTAAACCCCTCCCTGGTGTTGCACCAGTCGCTAAACAAGAAGGTGAATACGTCGCTGCATTAGTTCAAAAAAGTTTGCAAGGTCAAACTCTGCCAGCTTTTAAATATAATGATCATGGTAGCCTAGCCATGATCGGACAAAATGCCGCCGTTGTAGACTTAGGTTTTATCAAGTTGAAAGGCTTCTTTGCATGGTTGTTCTGGTTAATAATTCACATCTACTTCCTCATTGAGTTTGACAATAAGTTAGTAGTAACGATTCAGTGGGTATGGAATTATGTCACTCGTAATCGTGGAGCTAGATTGATTACAGGGCAAGAAGTTTCTCTAGAAGTAAAAACAGTTCATAATAGCAGTCAATACCAGCCTACACAAAAGAGGCAGCCAGTCAACGCTTAG